A stretch of the Capsicum annuum cultivar UCD-10X-F1 chromosome 8, UCD10Xv1.1, whole genome shotgun sequence genome encodes the following:
- the LOC107845543 gene encoding uncharacterized protein LOC107845543 isoform X7 — protein MQKSNFNLALPKKSINNSSRQQLIDSLTSHISLYNSKIPFSNPNPNPRLSIIKWFTSLSVAQRQAHLTIVHSNFVKIVVQMLGKIESNGRGFFFILPDLPLEGSNLPSILFRKADGLLARVAEGNEWERKVRNSVRIFGSKEGENGFSGLLDFVDCLSVSEEFVGNVDDFVRVMDGVSDGRFLRGEESGLSEEWVELGWLKAKGYYSIEAFLVNRLEVALRLAWLNHNNGKKRGVKLKDKVNSVGVGANAFWRKKGCVDWWGKLDEATKVNILLLGLGKAVKSLIADTLKGTRGVSVDKAWLCSSTREQPMRGNTILSDRRNFVNLRVSDARVVKQSTCHASVFGESCSFNELLDCLFMLKDISTMLLACPHSVCESPDSEKLFFSSLESVNTLSDCILRKLRGLLMIISLDCTKYELLEDENFNSLPKQNKEILGASNRKKKGKNRKVKKSNPLPKPTTGSLRLVKSTEGHGEGPDSQTVRSASRKKRKERNKIKNPSLITSGEDGKYQKRNSQKSFISVNSRDGDPRSDCVAVVNSVGQSGSKDSCIDNEKRELEMSIPSRSGVDCGSAGSFEGCRNPHLINHLPTEGVMGNGTVAVAIETTNRDDDSGVSSVMPVIESQLSHSNCKEFKKLNNKSGFLEQQTKVSDPNKKFSSLKEQGTVDVYDTGSMPSPSYVSYEWPSVAPIHLSCGDSHLPRATDRLHLDVSHNWKSHFRHSFLRNVRHVRNSSIETGCPGIISGPLSMSLDWPPMVRSINRLAAPSVTCNYDAGFISRRTSFKQDIAAQSMHCNAASTEDERVYSGDLMDVSDLSNSHELGEDHDYHWMSEEELEVHAVSGVDYNQYFGGGVMYWNPSDYLGTNFSRPPSLSSDDSSWAWREADMNRAVDDMVAFSSSYSTNGLTSPSGASFCSPFDPLGSGHQALGYVIPGSEITSKVLQSASAADLVTVENASGSLSNLSAEGEAKSVDSLPYPILRPIVIPNMSRERSRSDFKRSHDHKSPCVPPSRREQPRIKRPPSPVVLCVPRAPHPPPPSPVGDSRRHRGFPTVRSGSSSPRQWGVKGWFHDGINFEEACIRMDGSEVVWPAWRSKSLSAHQLTQPLPGALLQDRLIAISQLTRDQEHPDVAFPLQPPEALNSTAKKACLAMIHSLLHDEIESFCKQVASENLIRKPYINWAVKRVARSLQVLWPRSRTNIFGSNATGLSLPSSDVDLVVCLPPVRNLEPIKEAGILEGRNGIKETCLQHAARYLANQEWVKNDSLKIVENTAIPIIMLVVEVPQDLISSSLSNLQMPKSEPTQLTVEEGNTFQADSTCSDSSSSPQWSKANECAKDVKAVRLDISFKSPSHTGLQTTELVKELTEQFSAATPLALVLKQFLADRSLDQSYSGGLSSYCLVLLITRFLQHEHHHSRPIDQNLGSLLMDFFYFFGNVFDPRQIRVSIQGSGLYINRERGCRCGKCIDPICIDDPLYPTNNVGRNCFRIHQCIKAFADAYSTLENEIPSLPSNDESNAVPQVKLLPRIVPSIGVSEVS, from the exons AtgcaaaaatcaaactttaatttAGCTTTACCCAAAAAATCAATCAACAACAGTTCAAGACAGCAGCTTATTGATTCCCTTACATCTCACATTTCTCTTTACAATtcaaaaatcccattttctaacCCTAACCCTAACCCTAGATTGTCAATTATCAAATGGTTCACTTCGCTTTCGGTTGCTCAACGTCAAGCTCATTTAACAATTGTTCATTCAAATTTCGTCAAAATTGTTGTACAAATGCTTGGGAAAATCGAATCGAACGGTCGgggttttttctttattttgccgGATTTGCCGTTGGAGGGTTCTAATCTTCCGAGTATTTTGTTCAGGAAGGCGGATGGGTTGTTAGCTAGGGTAGCGGAGGGGAATGAGTGGGAAAGGAAAGTGAGGAACTCGGTGAGGATTTTCGGGTCGAAAGAAGGGGAAAATGGGTTTTCGGGTTTGTTGGATTTTGTTGATTGTTTGAGTGTCAGTGAGGAATTTGTTGGAAATGTGGATGATTTTGTGAGGGTAATGGATGGTGTTTCGGATGGGAGGTTTTTGAGGGGGGAAGAAAGTGGGTTGAGTGAAGAATGGGTGGAATTGGGGTGGTTGAAAGCCAAGGGGTATTATAGTATCGAGGCGTTTTTGGTGAATAGGTTGGAGGTGGCGTTAAGATTGGCGTGGTTGAATCATAATAATGGGAAGAAGAGAGGtgtgaagttgaaagataaggTGAATTCTGTAGGTGTAGGAGCTAATGCATTTTGGAGGAAGAAAGGGTGTGTTGATTGGTGGGGAAAGTTAGATGAAGCAACAAAGGTCAATATTCTTCTTCTTGGCTTGGGGAAGGCGGTGAAATCACTG ATTGCTGATACTTTGAAGGGGACAAGAGGTGTTTCAGTAGATAAAGCTTGGTTATGCAGTTCAACGCGAGAACAACCTATGAGGGGTAACACTATTTTGTCTGATCGAAGGAACTTTGTGAATCTCAGAGTATCAGATGCAAGAGTTGTAAAACAGAGCACTTGTCATGCATCAGTGTTTGGCGAATCATGTTCATTCAACGAGTTACTTGATTGTTTGTTTATGCTTAAGGATATCTCCACTATGCTGTTGGCATGTCCACATTCTGTTTGCGAGTCTCCTGATagtgaaaaactattttttagttCATTAGAATCTGTTAATACTCTTTCTGATTGTATATTAAGAAAGTTACGGGGGTTACTCATGATTATTTCTCTTGACTGTACAAAGTATGAGCTACTAGAGGACGAAAACTTCAATTCCTTACCAAAGCAAAACAAAGAGATACTTGGTGCTTCTAACcgtaagaaaaaaggaaaaaaccgTAAAGTGAAGAAATCAAATCCTTTGCCAAAGCCTACAACCGGCAGTTTAAGGCTTGTTAAAAGTACTGAG GGACATGGTGAAGGACCAGATAGTCAAACTGTTAGAAGTGCTTCAaggaagaaaaggaaagaaagaaacaagattaAAAACCCAAGTTTGATAACTTCTGGGGAAGATGGTAAATATCAGAAAAGAAATTCTCAGAAGTCCTTTATTTCTGTCAACTCCCGAGATGGGGATCCAAGGTCTGATTGTGTCGCTGTAGTAAACTCAGTTGGTCAAAGTGGATCAAAAGATTCTTGTATTGACAATGAGAAACGTGAATTGGAAATGAGCATTCCGAGTCGAAGCGGTGTGGATTGTGGCTCTGCTGGTTCTTTTGAAGGTTGCAGGAATCCCCATTTGATAAACCATTTGCCCACAGAGGGGGTAATGGGAAATGGAACGGTAGCTGTTGCAATAGAAACTACCAATAGGGATGACGATTCTGGTGTATCTTCTGTAATGCCTGTGATTGAATCTCAACTCTCCCACTCAAACTGCAAGGAGTTTAAAAAATTGAACAACAAATCAGGTTTTCTTGAGCAACAAACCAAAGTTAGTGATCCCAACAAAAAATTTAGCTCCTTAAAGGAGCAAGGAACTGTTGATGTTTATGATACAGGGTCGATGCCTTCTCCATCTTATGTTTCGTATGAGTGGCCCAGTGTAGCTCCTATTCATCTTTCATGCGGTGATTCACATCTCCCACGGGCTACTGATAGATTGCACCTTGATGTCAGTCACAACTGGAAAAGTCATTTTCGTCATTCTTTTCTACGCAATGTACGTCATGTAAGAAATTCTTCAATTGAAACAGGATGCCCTGGAATCATATCTGGACCTTTGTCAATGAGTTTAGATTGGCCCCCAATGGTGCGCAGTATCAATAGACTTGCTGCTCCATCAGTAACATGCAATTATGATGCTGGATTTATCTCTAGGAGAACTTCTTTCAAGCAGGATATAGCAGCCCAAAGCATGCACTGCAATGCGGCGAGTACTGAGGATGAAAGGGTGTATTCTGGTGACTTAATGGACGTCTCCGATCTTTCAAATTCACATGAATTGGGTGAAGACCATGATTATCACTGGATGTCTGAAGAAGAGTTAGAGGTACATGCTGTTTCTGGGGTGGACTATAATCAGTACTTTGGAGGTGGTGTTATGTATTGGAATCCTTCTGATTATCTCGGTACTAATTTTTCACGTCCTCCCTCTCTTAGCTCAGATGATAGTTCATGGGCATGGAGGGAAGCAGACATGAATAGGGCAGTTGATGATATGGTTGCCTTCTCATCTTCCTACAGTACAAATGGTTTGACTTCTCCATCTGGTGCTTCCTTTTGCTCCCCATTCGATCCTTTAGGTTCAGGTCATCAGGCTCTTGGTTATGTTATACCAGGAAGTGAGATTACCAGCAAGGTTCTGCAGTCAGCATCGGCAGCAGATCTAGTGACAGTAGAGAATGCTTCAGGATCCTTGTCCAATTTGTCTGCTGAAGGTGAAGCAAAGTCTGTGGATTCACTTCCGTACCCCATTCTACGACCCATTGTCATTCCCAATATGTCCAGGGAGAGATCCAGATCAGATTTTAAGCGCAGTCATGATCATAAAAGTCCTTGTGTCCCTCCCAGTAGGCGGGAGCAACCTAGGATCAAGAGGCCTCCATCACCTGTTGTCCTCTGTGTTCCACGTGCTCCTCATCCACCACCTCCTTCTCCAGTTGGTGATTCTAGAAGGCACAGAGGTTTTCCAACAGTTCGGTCTGGTAGCTCCAGCCCCCGGCAGTGGGGTGTCAAAGGTTGGTTCCATGATGGAATCAATTTTGAAGAAGCATGTATACGTATGGATGGTAGTGAAGTAGTTTGGCCTGCTTGGAGGAGTAAAAGTCTCTCAGCCCATCAGTTAACACAACCTCTACCTGGAGCTTTGCTCCAGGATCGCCTCATCGCAATTTCACAGTTAACCCGCGATCAAGAACAT cCAGATGTTGCGTTCCCACTTCAACCTCCCGAAGCGCTGAACTCTACTGCAAAGAAGGCCTGTCTCGCAATGATCCATAGTCTCCTTCACGACGAAATAGAGAGCTTCTGCAAACAG GTTGCCTCTGAGAATCTGATCAGGAAGCCTTACATTAATTGGGCTGTAAAGCGTGTTGCACGTTCTCTACAAGTATTATGGCCTAGATCTCGTACAAACATTTTTGGTTCAAATGCTACTGGGTTGTCACTCCCATCGAGTGATGTGGACCTTGTGGTTTGTCTTCCTCCTGTGAGGAATCTG GAACCAATTAAAGAAGCTGGGATCTTAGAGGGGCGAAATGGGATCAAAGAAACTTGCCTTCAG CATGCAGCTAGATATCTGGCTAACCAGGAGTGGGTAAAAAATGATTCTCTGAAGATCGTGGAAAATACTGCT ATCCCGATTATAATGCTTGTGGTGGAAGTTCCACAAGACCTCATTTCTTCGTCTCTATCAAACTTACAAATGCCAAAATCTGAACCAACTCAGTTGACTGTTGAAGAAGGCAATACTTTTCAGGCTGATTCGACTTGTTCGGATTCCTCATCTTCGCCGCAGTGGTCTAAGGCGAATGAATGTGCGAAGGATGTCAAAGCCGTTCGACTTGATATTAGTTTTAAATCACCTTCACATACAGGATTACAGACCACAGAGCTG GTAAAAGAGCTCACAGAACAGTTTTCTGCTGCCACACCTCTTGCTTTGGTGCTAAAACAGTTCCTAGCAGATCGCAGTCTTGACCAGTCATATTCAGGCGGTTTGAGTTCATATTGTCTA GTACTATTGATCACACGGTTTTTGCAGCATGAACATCATCACAGTCGACCAATTGACCAA AACTTGGGGAGCCTCCTGATGGATTTTTTCTACTTCTTTGG GAATGTGTTTGATCCTCGTCAAATACGTGTCTCAATACAGGGAAGCGGCTTATACATAAATAGAGAACGAGGGTGCAGGTGTGGCAAATG CATTGATCCAATTTGCATTGATGATCCTCTGTACCCAACCAATAATGTGGGGCGGAACTGCTTTCGCATACACCAATGCATTAAG GCATTTGCAGATGCTTATTCTACGCTGGAAAATGAGATACCTTCTCTTCCTAGCAACGATGAATCTAATGCGGTACCTCAAGTTAAGCTGCTCCCAAGAATTGTTCCAAGCATTGGGGTGTCTGAGGTGTCTTAG